In one Winogradskyella sp. MH6 genomic region, the following are encoded:
- a CDS encoding arsenosugar biosynthesis-associated peroxidase-like protein, giving the protein MSKTYYDPADLRKFGNITEWDEELGNKFFDYYGKVFEEGALTAREKALIALAVAHTEQCPYCIDAYTKDTLQRGVTKEEMMEAIHVGAAIKGGATLVHGVQMMNKVNKLDG; this is encoded by the coding sequence ATGTCTAAAACCTATTACGATCCGGCCGATTTAAGAAAATTTGGAAACATTACCGAATGGGACGAAGAACTCGGCAACAAATTTTTTGACTACTACGGAAAAGTATTTGAAGAAGGAGCCTTAACCGCTCGTGAAAAAGCATTGATTGCATTAGCAGTTGCCCATACAGAACAATGCCCTTATTGTATTGACGCTTACACTAAAGACACACTACAAAGAGGAGTAACCAAAGAAGAAATGATGGAAGCCATACATGTTGGCGCAGCCATAAAAGGAGGAGCCACGCTTGTACATGGTGTACAAATGATGAATAAAGTGAATAAACTAGATGGATAA
- a CDS encoding nucleoside deaminase, with product MTEKEKFMLEAVNAALKGMHSNEGGPFGCVIVKDGKIVGKGNNKVTSTNDPTAHAEVTAIRDACKNLNSFQLEGCEIYTSCEPCPMCLGAIYWARPDKVYYGSNQVDAANIGFDDEFIYKEIPLPYNERSIPFEQLAPEIAIKPFVEWEKKEDKTEY from the coding sequence ATGACAGAGAAAGAAAAATTTATGCTCGAAGCCGTTAACGCAGCTCTAAAAGGAATGCACAGCAACGAAGGAGGTCCTTTTGGCTGTGTAATTGTTAAGGATGGAAAAATAGTAGGCAAGGGCAATAATAAAGTGACCTCAACCAACGACCCTACAGCACATGCAGAAGTTACAGCCATTAGAGATGCTTGTAAAAACTTAAATTCATTTCAATTAGAAGGTTGCGAAATTTACACATCATGCGAACCTTGCCCAATGTGTTTGGGTGCCATTTATTGGGCAAGACCAGATAAAGTATACTATGGTAGCAACCAAGTAGATGCCGCTAACATAGGTTTTGATGACGAATTTATTTATAAAGAAATTCCATTGCCATACAACGAAAGAAGCATTCCCTTTGAGCAATTAGCTCCAGAGATTGCCATTAAGCCATTTGTTGAATGGGAGAAAAAAGAAGACAAAACCGAATATTAA
- a CDS encoding purine-nucleoside phosphorylase has translation MIKQITESTEYLQEKGFDNPEVGIILGTGLGQLVNEIDIIAQASYNHIPNFPTATVEFHKGKLIYGTLGGKKVIVMQGRFHVYEGYTFQDVTFPVRIMEKLGIKTLLVSNAAGAVNLDFKKGELMLIDDHINLQGGSPLAFKGVSKLGERFVDMSAPYDAGIISKFESIASEHNITLHKGVYASVVGPQLETRAEYRMLKIMGADAVGMSTVPEIIVANHLNLKAAAVSVLTDECDPDNLKPVDIAEIIAMANKAEPDMITLFKELIKSI, from the coding sequence ATGATTAAACAAATAACAGAAAGCACAGAATACCTTCAAGAAAAAGGTTTTGATAATCCAGAAGTTGGTATCATTTTAGGTACTGGATTAGGACAATTAGTTAACGAAATAGATATTATAGCACAAGCGAGCTACAACCATATTCCAAATTTTCCAACAGCAACTGTAGAGTTCCACAAAGGAAAATTAATCTACGGCACACTCGGAGGAAAAAAAGTAATCGTTATGCAAGGACGCTTCCATGTGTATGAAGGCTACACCTTTCAGGATGTGACTTTTCCTGTAAGAATTATGGAAAAACTGGGTATTAAAACACTCTTAGTATCTAATGCTGCTGGCGCAGTAAATTTAGATTTTAAAAAAGGTGAATTAATGCTAATTGATGATCATATTAACCTTCAAGGAGGTTCTCCACTTGCTTTTAAAGGTGTTTCTAAACTTGGCGAACGTTTTGTAGATATGAGCGCACCTTATGATGCAGGAATTATTTCAAAATTTGAAAGCATTGCTTCAGAACACAATATTACATTACACAAAGGCGTGTATGCTTCTGTTGTAGGGCCTCAACTAGAAACCAGAGCAGAATACCGAATGCTAAAAATTATGGGTGCAGATGCTGTTGGCATGAGCACAGTTCCAGAAATTATTGTTGCTAATCACCTTAACTTAAAAGCTGCCGCAGTTTCGGTTTTAACAGATGAATGCGACCCAGATAATTTAAAACCTGTAGACATCGCAGAAATCATAGCTATGGCCAATAAAGCTGAACCTGATATGATTACGCTATTTAAAGAATTAATTAAAAGTATTTAA
- the arsM gene encoding arsenosugar biosynthesis arsenite methyltransferase ArsM, translated as MSYLETTKDVYKEAALTPDVGLCCTTNPIWELPGLKIPKIMQEMNYGCGSTVHARDLTNNPKTLYVGVGGGMELLQFSYFSRQKGGVIGVDVVDEMLEASRKNFKIAEEQNDWFKSEFVDLKKGDAMNLPVEDNSIDVAAQNCLFNIFKAEDLKKAIAEMYRVLKPHGRLVMSDPTCEQPMNDDLRNDERLRALCLSGSLPIADYVKALTDAGFSTIEIRARKPYRILDPKHYPTDELIYIESIEVAAIKDPMPADGPCIFTGKAAIYYGEDDYFDDKAGHVLLKNQPLAICDKTAGALASLGRDDIFISESTYHYDGGGCC; from the coding sequence ATGAGTTACTTAGAAACCACAAAAGACGTGTATAAAGAAGCTGCATTAACACCAGATGTTGGCTTGTGTTGCACAACAAATCCTATTTGGGAATTACCAGGTTTAAAAATCCCAAAAATTATGCAAGAGATGAACTACGGTTGTGGCTCTACAGTTCATGCTCGAGACTTAACCAATAATCCAAAAACACTCTATGTTGGTGTTGGTGGTGGCATGGAGTTGCTTCAATTTTCTTATTTCAGCAGACAAAAAGGTGGAGTTATTGGTGTAGATGTTGTTGATGAAATGTTAGAGGCTTCTCGTAAAAATTTCAAAATTGCAGAAGAACAAAACGATTGGTTTAAATCTGAATTTGTTGATCTTAAAAAAGGAGATGCCATGAATCTTCCGGTTGAAGATAATAGCATTGATGTCGCTGCACAAAATTGTTTGTTCAATATTTTCAAAGCTGAAGATCTAAAGAAAGCCATTGCAGAAATGTATCGTGTGCTAAAACCTCATGGAAGATTGGTTATGAGCGATCCTACTTGCGAGCAACCTATGAACGATGACTTACGAAACGACGAACGCTTAAGAGCACTTTGCCTCAGTGGTAGTTTGCCAATTGCCGATTATGTAAAAGCACTTACAGATGCTGGATTTAGCACTATTGAAATTAGAGCGCGTAAACCCTACCGAATTTTAGACCCAAAACATTACCCAACAGATGAATTAATCTATATAGAGTCTATTGAAGTTGCAGCAATCAAAGATCCAATGCCAGCAGATGGACCTTGTATTTTTACAGGAAAAGCGGCTATCTATTATGGCGAAGATGATTATTTTGATGATAAAGCAGGACATGTATTATTAAAAAATCAACCTTTAGCTATTTGTGATAAAACTGCTGGAGCACTAGCTAGTTTAGGCAGAGATGATATTTTTATTAGTGAATCAACATATCACTATGATGGTGGTGGGTGCTGTTAG
- a CDS encoding sterol desaturase family protein encodes MEKYIDIIKNSYSGYWNYLKHELIDINHWDNYFYGLIGISVLVWLLEIAFPWRKNQAIFRKDFWLDTFYMFFNFFLLNLIVFIALSNTVAEFFNDILGIVGLSIKDFELFDIDSLPTWLGLFIFFIVADFVQWNTHRLLHRFDWLWNFHKVHHSVKEMGFAAHLRYHWMEPVMYKSLLYIPIAIIGGFDAQDVAIVHFFNITVGHLNHANLGWNYGFLKYIFNNPKMHIWHHAKELPKHARYGVNFGITLSLWDYLFKTDYIPHDGRDIELGFEGDEDFPKDFVSQELYPAFSKKEK; translated from the coding sequence ATGGAAAAGTATATAGACATAATCAAAAACTCCTATTCAGGATATTGGAACTATCTAAAACACGAGCTCATTGATATAAACCATTGGGACAATTACTTCTATGGGCTTATTGGTATTTCTGTTCTTGTATGGCTATTAGAGATCGCTTTTCCTTGGAGAAAGAACCAAGCTATTTTTAGAAAAGATTTTTGGTTAGATACATTCTATATGTTCTTTAATTTCTTTTTACTAAATCTCATTGTCTTTATAGCTTTATCTAATACTGTTGCAGAGTTTTTTAATGATATACTCGGAATTGTTGGTTTATCTATAAAAGATTTCGAGCTGTTTGATATTGACAGTTTACCAACATGGTTGGGCTTATTTATCTTTTTTATAGTTGCCGACTTTGTACAATGGAATACACATAGATTACTTCACCGTTTTGATTGGTTGTGGAATTTTCATAAAGTACACCACAGTGTAAAAGAAATGGGTTTTGCAGCGCATTTGCGTTACCATTGGATGGAACCTGTGATGTACAAATCCTTACTCTATATCCCAATTGCTATTATTGGTGGATTTGATGCTCAAGATGTTGCCATCGTTCACTTTTTTAACATTACTGTTGGTCATCTTAATCATGCCAATCTAGGTTGGAACTACGGATTTCTTAAATACATTTTTAACAACCCAAAAATGCATATTTGGCATCATGCAAAGGAGCTTCCTAAACACGCAAGATATGGTGTTAACTTTGGGATTACCTTAAGTCTTTGGGATTACCTTTTTAAAACTGATTATATTCCTCATGATGGTCGCGACATAGAATTAGGTTTTGAAGGTGATGAGGATTTCCCAAAGGATTTTGTAAGTCAGGAGTTATATCCTGCATTTTCAAAAAAAGAAAAGTAG
- a CDS encoding P-II family nitrogen regulator, translating to MKKVEAIIRKSKFSAVKSALHDVGVNFFSYWDVTGLGNEKEGHVYRGVSYSTSDIQRRYLSIVVNDDFEEVTIKAILESAATGEVGDGKIFVSDIKECYRIRTGEKGGQTLN from the coding sequence ATGAAAAAAGTTGAAGCCATTATTAGAAAATCTAAATTTTCTGCTGTTAAAAGCGCACTACATGATGTTGGCGTAAATTTCTTCTCCTATTGGGATGTTACAGGTCTTGGCAACGAAAAAGAAGGACATGTATACAGAGGCGTTTCATATAGCACTAGCGATATACAAAGACGTTACTTATCTATTGTAGTGAATGACGATTTTGAAGAAGTTACCATAAAAGCCATTTTAGAATCTGCCGCAACTGGTGAAGTTGGTGATGGTAAAATTTTTGTATCAGACATTAAAGAATGCTACAGAATTAGAACCGGAGAAAAAGGAGGTCAAACTTTAAATTAA
- a CDS encoding rhodanese-like domain-containing protein, which translates to MKNKIIYIFLFLSGIIFSQESLSELLKKYNNESIPYISVQELAMQKTDAILLDARELKEYEVSHLKDALYVGYDEFNLKNTTKQLNNKDQMIVVYCSLGVRSEDIAEQLKKEGYTNVYNLFGGIFEWKNNNHKVYDNKEEPTENVHAFSKKWSKWLLKGNKIYD; encoded by the coding sequence ATGAAAAATAAAATTATATACATTTTTCTATTCTTATCAGGAATTATATTTTCTCAGGAATCCCTTTCAGAATTATTAAAAAAGTACAATAACGAAAGTATACCTTACATTTCAGTTCAAGAATTAGCAATGCAAAAAACAGATGCTATTCTTTTAGATGCCAGAGAACTTAAGGAATATGAAGTTAGTCACTTAAAGGATGCGCTGTATGTTGGCTATGATGAATTCAACCTAAAAAACACCACCAAACAACTCAATAATAAAGACCAAATGATTGTTGTGTATTGTTCTTTGGGTGTTAGGTCTGAAGACATTGCAGAGCAATTAAAAAAAGAAGGCTACACCAATGTTTATAACCTTTTTGGCGGTATTTTTGAATGGAAAAATAACAACCATAAAGTTTACGATAATAAAGAAGAACCTACCGAAAATGTGCATGCATTTTCTAAAAAATGGAGCAAATGGCTCTTAAAAGGTAATAAGATTTATGACTAA
- the arsS gene encoding arsenosugar biosynthesis radical SAM (seleno)protein ArsS (Some members of this family are selenoproteins.): MITKSLHKRENVLAQSKKQLEILSNGIFQNGELPTFKNKIAETNQFPLKAKKLEILQINVGYMCNQVCEHCHVDAGPDRKEIMTKETMQQCLEVIKNTGAHTLDLTGGAPEMNPNFRWFVEEASKAGIKDFIVRSNLTIIRANKKYHDLPEFFKKHNVHVVSSMPHWTRGKTDKQRGDGVFDKSIKALQELNAVGYGMPESSLKLDLVYNPSGAFLPSDQASMEKDFKKALMEDFGIQFHNLFAITNLPISRFLDYLIASENYEDYMYQLVDAYNPAAVANVMCTNTLSVSWDGYLYDCDFNQMLELPVNSKAKHISDYNEDLLEDRNIVISQHCYGCTAGAGSSCQGTVA, translated from the coding sequence ATGATTACCAAATCTTTACACAAACGAGAAAACGTATTAGCCCAAAGTAAAAAGCAGCTAGAAATTCTGTCTAACGGAATTTTTCAAAATGGAGAACTGCCTACTTTTAAAAATAAAATTGCTGAAACCAATCAGTTTCCGTTAAAAGCAAAAAAACTCGAAATTCTTCAGATTAATGTTGGCTATATGTGCAACCAAGTTTGTGAACATTGCCACGTAGATGCTGGTCCTGATCGTAAAGAAATAATGACCAAAGAAACCATGCAACAATGTTTGGAGGTCATAAAAAATACTGGTGCTCACACACTAGATTTAACAGGTGGAGCTCCAGAAATGAACCCTAATTTTAGATGGTTTGTAGAAGAAGCTTCAAAAGCAGGTATTAAGGATTTTATAGTACGTTCTAATCTCACCATCATTCGCGCTAATAAAAAGTATCACGATTTACCTGAGTTTTTTAAAAAACATAACGTTCATGTTGTAAGCTCTATGCCACATTGGACACGCGGTAAAACAGATAAACAAAGAGGTGATGGTGTGTTTGACAAATCTATAAAAGCATTGCAAGAACTCAACGCAGTTGGTTATGGTATGCCTGAAAGTTCTTTAAAGCTAGATTTGGTTTACAATCCTTCAGGTGCGTTTTTGCCAAGCGACCAAGCTTCAATGGAAAAAGACTTCAAAAAAGCTTTAATGGAAGATTTTGGCATTCAATTTCATAATTTGTTTGCCATTACCAATTTACCGATAAGTCGTTTTTTAGACTATCTCATCGCTTCAGAAAATTATGAAGATTACATGTATCAATTGGTTGATGCATACAATCCTGCTGCTGTTGCCAATGTGATGTGCACCAATACGCTTTCAGTGAGTTGGGATGGGTATCTTTACGACTGTGATTTTAACCAAATGTTAGAATTACCTGTAAATAGCAAAGCAAAACACATATCAGACTATAACGAAGATCTTTTAGAAGACCGAAACATTGTAATATCTCAACATTGCTACGGCTGCACAGCTGGTGCAGGTAGTAGTTGCCAAGGCACTGTAGCGTAA
- a CDS encoding phosphoenolpyruvate carboxylase: MHTEPKLARFNQNVLSKYQIYNSIFMTLPFDTLSKTVALLPLFYETCKLGFEDKNDPTTIVNTFFDKYQSQLNEKGQIDLLFRFIQYIERQVVLFDAVEDAAFPIVNNMEGVGSLRSLKENATAQHKKALLKSYLETFNVRIVLTAHPTQFYPGAVLGIITDLAEAIKTDNLTEISELLGQLGKTPFFKDHKPTPYDEAVNLIWYLKNVFYQSFGSIYDYVQQNIFDYEEINNSLVNIGFWPGGDRDGNPFVTPQITLDVAKKLKESIIKNYIKDIKYLRRRLTFRGIRERIVDINHKLYNTLLLKDDQITLEELKSELHEIRTRLIEDHQSLYLDKVTSMINKTNLFGYHFASLDIRQDSRVHDAMFRSLVGELIANGSELFPENFFEFSEEDQKLHLTAIKGSIGNIEFKEELSQDIVATIKAMKSIQETNGEIACSRYIISNNQTTMNVLQLFAMLKIVAFHEKLTADVVPLFETVTDLVAAPKVMEELYANPHYRAHLENRNNRQTIMLGFSDGTKDGGYLMANWAIFKAKEALTTLSRQYDIDVIFFDGRGGPPARGGGKTHQFYASLGPTIEDKEIQLTIQGQTISSNFGTLDSSQYNMEQLISSGIMNRLNDKNQEMAPEDKTVMNHLAELSYQAYVDFKGHPKFLSYLEHMSTLKYYAKTNIGSRPSKRGKSEGLDFKDLRAIPFVGSWSQLKQNVPGFFGVGTALKFYEDKGEFEKVQHLYKESRFFRTLIANSMMSLSKSFFDLTRYMADDKEYGEFWKLIYKEYETTKRLILKLSGFNELMENEPVAKASIAVRESIVLPLLTIQQFALKKMQELKSADQKDEAKIAVFEKMVTRSLFGNINASRNSA, encoded by the coding sequence ATGCACACTGAACCAAAATTAGCACGTTTCAACCAAAATGTTCTTTCTAAATATCAGATTTACAATAGTATTTTTATGACGTTACCGTTTGATACATTATCAAAAACCGTAGCGTTGTTACCATTGTTTTATGAAACATGCAAATTAGGATTTGAAGACAAAAATGATCCTACAACTATTGTAAATACTTTTTTTGATAAGTATCAAAGTCAGTTGAATGAAAAAGGGCAGATAGATTTACTGTTCCGTTTTATACAGTATATAGAGCGTCAAGTGGTATTGTTTGATGCTGTAGAGGATGCGGCTTTCCCTATTGTGAATAACATGGAAGGTGTTGGATCCTTGAGAAGTTTAAAGGAAAATGCAACTGCACAACATAAGAAAGCACTTTTAAAAAGTTATCTAGAGACCTTTAATGTGCGTATAGTTTTAACAGCTCATCCTACGCAATTTTATCCTGGAGCGGTATTAGGTATTATTACAGATCTAGCTGAAGCTATTAAAACCGACAATTTAACTGAGATTAGTGAGCTACTAGGTCAGTTGGGTAAAACACCATTTTTTAAAGACCATAAACCAACACCTTATGATGAGGCTGTTAATTTAATTTGGTATCTAAAAAATGTTTTCTACCAATCCTTTGGAAGTATTTATGATTATGTGCAGCAGAATATCTTTGATTATGAAGAAATCAATAATTCTTTGGTAAATATTGGTTTTTGGCCAGGAGGAGATAGAGATGGTAATCCGTTTGTAACTCCACAGATTACACTAGATGTTGCTAAAAAATTAAAGGAGTCTATCATTAAAAACTATATTAAAGATATAAAGTACCTGAGAAGACGATTAACTTTTAGAGGTATTAGAGAACGTATTGTAGACATAAATCACAAATTGTATAATACGCTATTGCTCAAGGATGATCAAATCACTTTGGAGGAATTAAAATCTGAATTACATGAGATTAGAACCCGACTAATTGAAGATCATCAATCTTTGTATTTAGATAAGGTGACTTCGATGATAAACAAAACAAATTTGTTTGGTTATCATTTTGCCAGTTTAGATATAAGGCAAGATAGTCGTGTGCACGATGCAATGTTTAGGTCTCTTGTTGGTGAATTAATTGCTAATGGGAGCGAATTATTCCCAGAGAATTTCTTTGAGTTTTCTGAAGAAGATCAAAAATTACATTTGACAGCCATAAAAGGATCGATTGGAAATATTGAGTTTAAGGAAGAGTTATCACAAGATATTGTGGCGACCATAAAAGCTATGAAATCTATACAAGAAACCAATGGTGAAATAGCTTGTAGTCGTTATATAATTAGCAACAATCAAACCACAATGAATGTTTTGCAGTTATTCGCTATGTTAAAGATTGTGGCATTCCATGAGAAACTAACAGCAGATGTTGTGCCGCTATTTGAAACCGTAACAGATTTAGTAGCTGCACCAAAAGTAATGGAAGAGTTGTATGCAAATCCGCATTACCGCGCTCATCTAGAAAACAGAAACAACAGGCAAACGATAATGCTTGGTTTTAGTGATGGCACAAAAGATGGAGGTTATCTTATGGCAAATTGGGCAATCTTTAAAGCAAAAGAAGCCTTAACGACCTTATCGCGTCAATACGATATTGATGTTATATTTTTTGATGGTAGAGGAGGACCGCCAGCTCGTGGTGGTGGAAAAACACACCAGTTCTATGCATCTTTAGGCCCAACGATAGAGGATAAGGAAATTCAATTGACCATTCAAGGACAAACGATTAGCTCTAATTTTGGGACATTGGATTCTTCGCAATACAACATGGAGCAACTTATAAGTTCTGGTATTATGAATCGTCTAAATGATAAAAACCAAGAAATGGCACCCGAAGATAAAACGGTGATGAATCATTTGGCAGAATTAAGTTATCAGGCTTATGTGGATTTTAAAGGGCATCCTAAATTTTTATCCTATTTAGAGCATATGAGTACCTTAAAATATTATGCAAAAACAAATATAGGAAGTCGTCCTTCAAAACGTGGAAAATCTGAAGGATTAGATTTTAAAGACCTTAGGGCAATTCCGTTTGTAGGCTCATGGAGCCAGTTAAAACAAAATGTACCAGGTTTCTTTGGTGTTGGTACAGCCTTAAAATTTTATGAAGATAAAGGTGAATTTGAAAAAGTTCAACATTTATACAAAGAGTCTCGTTTCTTTAGAACACTAATTGCTAATAGTATGATGTCTTTATCAAAGTCTTTCTTCGATTTAACACGTTATATGGCAGACGATAAAGAATACGGTGAGTTTTGGAAATTGATTTATAAAGAATACGAAACCACTAAGCGTCTTATTTTAAAACTCTCAGGATTCAATGAATTAATGGAAAACGAACCAGTAGCAAAAGCGTCTATTGCTGTTAGGGAATCTATAGTATTACCACTACTGACCATTCAGCAATTTGCACTAAAGAAAATGCAGGAATTAAAGAGCGCTGATCAAAAAGATGAAGCTAAAATTGCTGTTTTTGAAAAAATGGTGACAAGGTCATTATTCGGAAATATTAATGCCAGTAGAAATTCAGCTTAA
- a CDS encoding ammonium transporter, translating into MELFTTNNIWMMICTALVFFMHLGFAFLEIGLTRQKNTINILFKNIFIITVGLLLYYLVGFNLMYPGEFNGFIGFSGFGLEAPLTESGTLDLTYNEGYTYWTDFLFQGMFAATAATIVSGAVAERIKIGPFMIFTVLYVGLVYPIAGSWKWGGGFLDKLGFYDFAGSTLVHSVGGWAALVAVCLLGARIGKFKDGKIQAIPGHNIPIATAGVLILWLGWFGFNGGSVLSADPELTSLTLVTTCLAAASGGVFSAITSTIMFKNLDLTMFLNGILGGLVGITAGADVMTPTDAIVIGAISGVIIVFAVSFIDKLKLDDPVGAIAVHLVCGIWGTLAVGIFGFKPLTNDAGEFLNADGNVVASTLDAANALSFLPQLYGVLAYAAICLVSSFLIIFTLKKTVGIRVSELEELEGLDAYEHGMDAYPDFRLNEH; encoded by the coding sequence ATGGAATTATTTACCACCAATAACATTTGGATGATGATTTGCACGGCCTTGGTCTTCTTTATGCACTTAGGGTTTGCTTTCTTAGAAATTGGTTTAACACGTCAAAAAAACACCATAAACATATTATTCAAAAACATATTTATCATTACAGTTGGTCTACTACTGTACTACCTTGTAGGTTTCAACCTTATGTATCCTGGAGAATTTAATGGTTTTATCGGGTTCTCAGGTTTTGGACTAGAAGCACCACTCACCGAGTCTGGCACTTTAGACCTAACCTATAACGAAGGCTACACCTATTGGACCGACTTTTTATTTCAAGGCATGTTTGCAGCAACAGCAGCAACCATAGTTTCTGGAGCTGTAGCAGAACGGATTAAGATTGGTCCTTTTATGATTTTTACTGTGCTATATGTCGGTTTAGTTTATCCAATAGCAGGCTCATGGAAATGGGGAGGCGGATTTCTAGACAAACTTGGTTTTTATGATTTTGCAGGCTCAACGCTTGTCCATTCAGTAGGTGGCTGGGCAGCCTTGGTCGCTGTATGTTTATTAGGAGCTAGAATCGGAAAATTTAAAGACGGAAAAATTCAAGCCATTCCAGGTCATAATATACCTATTGCCACAGCTGGCGTATTGATTCTCTGGCTAGGTTGGTTTGGTTTTAACGGAGGCTCTGTATTATCCGCAGATCCTGAACTTACATCACTCACATTAGTTACAACTTGTCTTGCTGCTGCTTCTGGCGGAGTATTTTCTGCAATTACCTCAACAATAATGTTCAAAAACCTAGACCTTACTATGTTTTTAAATGGTATTCTAGGTGGTTTGGTTGGCATTACTGCTGGCGCAGATGTCATGACCCCTACAGATGCTATTGTAATCGGTGCTATCTCTGGAGTTATTATTGTTTTTGCAGTAAGTTTTATAGACAAGCTTAAACTAGACGACCCAGTTGGAGCCATAGCAGTTCACCTTGTTTGCGGTATTTGGGGAACTTTAGCTGTTGGTATTTTTGGCTTTAAACCTTTAACCAATGATGCAGGAGAATTTTTAAATGCAGACGGCAATGTGGTAGCTTCTACATTAGACGCAGCTAATGCACTATCATTTTTACCTCAACTCTACGGAGTATTGGCTTACGCTGCCATTTGCCTTGTTTCGTCGTTTTTAATCATTTTTACATTGAAGAAAACTGTTGGAATAAGAGTTTCTGAACTTGAAGAATTGGAAGGATTAGATGCTTATGAACATGGCATGGACGCTTATCCTGACTTTAGATTGAACGAACATTAA
- a CDS encoding TIGR04282 family arsenosugar biosynthesis glycosyltransferase produces the protein MTNALVIVFVKNMKLGTVKTRLAKTIGDYGAFEVYSELVKITEKATIDLQIDKRIYFSDAVIENKWPNEFKTVQKGIDLGERMLNSFKDGFEDGYKNIVLIGSDLPDISTSHIENGLSALEENDVVFGPAEDGGYYLIGLSSLIPELFKNKPWSQSTLLKTTLQELHNLNVSVSTLETLNDIDTYEDLIASDFYKNNQKLQEKIQQLND, from the coding sequence ATGACTAATGCTCTTGTGATTGTTTTTGTAAAAAACATGAAATTAGGAACCGTAAAAACACGGTTGGCCAAAACCATAGGTGATTATGGCGCTTTTGAAGTATATTCTGAATTGGTAAAAATCACCGAAAAGGCTACTATAGATTTACAAATTGACAAACGCATTTATTTCTCTGATGCTGTTATTGAAAACAAATGGCCCAATGAATTTAAAACCGTTCAAAAGGGTATTGATTTGGGCGAACGCATGCTTAACTCCTTTAAAGATGGATTTGAAGATGGCTATAAAAATATTGTACTCATTGGCTCAGATTTACCAGACATTAGCACATCGCATATTGAAAATGGGCTGAGCGCATTAGAGGAAAACGACGTTGTTTTTGGGCCAGCAGAAGATGGTGGTTATTATCTTATTGGACTTAGCAGTTTAATACCAGAACTATTCAAAAATAAACCTTGGAGCCAATCTACTTTACTAAAAACTACGTTACAAGAGTTACACAATTTAAATGTTTCAGTTAGTACTTTAGAGACTTTAAATGATATTGACACTTATGAAGATTTAATCGCTTCAGATTTTTACAAAAACAACCAAAAATTACAAGAAAAAATACAGCAGCTTAATGATTAA